A single genomic interval of Zingiber officinale cultivar Zhangliang chromosome 4A, Zo_v1.1, whole genome shotgun sequence harbors:
- the LOC121971491 gene encoding uncharacterized protein LOC121971491 isoform X2: MSLLTPSSSSLLQSRISGNPSPAPQPTRFLRPRPLRSLSTSLQPHGNGRNKPALPTCGCSASDLAISQEAPSPSSRIFIKGLSRSTSEGFLAKTFSSFVKIITSKTSKQSLGLAYIWFAREQEALMAVNEMDGKFLDGRFIAVKIADVESPSKQVRPRPYRF; the protein is encoded by the exons ATGTCTCTGCTCACACCATCCTCTTCCTCGCTTCTGCAATCGCGCATCTCTGGCAATCCTTCGCCGGCTCCCCAGCCAACGCGATTCCTGCGCCCTCGGCCGTTGCGCTCGCTGTCCACTTCGCTTCAGCCTCATGGAAACGGCCGCAATAAGCCCGCCCTACCAACTTGCGGATGCTCCGCCTCTGACTTAGCGATTTCCCAGGAAGCTCCATCGCCTTCGTCTAGGATCTTCATCAAAG GACTATCTCGTTCCACATCGGAGGGGTTTTTGGCAAAGACATTTTCATCCTTTG TAAAGATAATAACAAGCAAAACCTCAAAACAGTCTCTAGGACTTGCATATATTTGGTTTGCTCGCGAACAAGAGGCCCTAATGGCTGTGAACGAGATGGATGGGAAA TTTCTTGATGGCAGGTTCATTGCTGTTAAAATCGCAGATGTTGAATCGCCCTCTAAGCAAGTAAGACCTAGACCATACAGATTCTGA
- the LOC121971491 gene encoding organelle RRM domain-containing protein 2, mitochondrial-like isoform X1, which produces MSLLTPSSSSLLQSRISGNPSPAPQPTRFLRPRPLRSLSTSLQPHGNGRNKPALPTCGCSASDLAISQEAPSPSSRIFIKGLSRSTSEGFLAKTFSSFGKISKVKIITSKTSKQSLGLAYIWFAREQEALMAVNEMDGKFLDGRFIAVKIADVESPSKQVRPRPYRF; this is translated from the exons ATGTCTCTGCTCACACCATCCTCTTCCTCGCTTCTGCAATCGCGCATCTCTGGCAATCCTTCGCCGGCTCCCCAGCCAACGCGATTCCTGCGCCCTCGGCCGTTGCGCTCGCTGTCCACTTCGCTTCAGCCTCATGGAAACGGCCGCAATAAGCCCGCCCTACCAACTTGCGGATGCTCCGCCTCTGACTTAGCGATTTCCCAGGAAGCTCCATCGCCTTCGTCTAGGATCTTCATCAAAG GACTATCTCGTTCCACATCGGAGGGGTTTTTGGCAAAGACATTTTCATCCTTTGGTAAGATTAGCAAAG TAAAGATAATAACAAGCAAAACCTCAAAACAGTCTCTAGGACTTGCATATATTTGGTTTGCTCGCGAACAAGAGGCCCTAATGGCTGTGAACGAGATGGATGGGAAA TTTCTTGATGGCAGGTTCATTGCTGTTAAAATCGCAGATGTTGAATCGCCCTCTAAGCAAGTAAGACCTAGACCATACAGATTCTGA